The DNA region ACGACGACGGCTCGCTGGGCGAGATCTTCATCGACATGCACAAGGAAGGCGCCGCCTTCCGCTCGTTGATGAACAACTTCGCCATCGCCATCTCGCTCGGCCTGCAGTACGGCGTGCCGCTCGAGGAGTACGTGGAGGCCTTCACCTTCACGCGCTTCGAGCCCGCGGGCCTCGTGCAGGGCAACGAGACGATCAAGAACGCCACCTCGATCCTCGACTACATCTTCCGCGAGCTCGCCGTGTCCTATCTCGGCCGCAACGATCTCGCGCATGTCGATCCGCGCGAGATCGTGGGCGAGACCGGCCTCGGCTCCTCAGACGAGGAGACCGACGAGCAACTCGACCTCGACCTGCCGGAGAGCGTGACCAAGGTCGTGTCGAAGGGCTTCATGCGCGGCAACCTGCGGCTCGCCGCGGCTGGCGGTCGCGCGCACCACGCCGAGACCGACCCGGCGCTGAGCCTGTCCTCGCTGCGTCCCGATCTCGTAGCCTATCCGGTGAGCGAGGGCGCCACCGCGCTCTACGCCAGCGAAGGCGCGACCGCGCTCAAGGCCGACACCGAGGTGATGTTCCGGCGCACGACGGTCTCGGAGACGCAGGTGGTGAAGTCTCGCTCGTCGAACGACCGTGTCGCGGAGGCGCGGCTCAGAGGCTACGAGGGCGTCTCATGCCCCGAGTGCCAGAACTTCACGATGGTTCGAAACGGCACCTGCCTCAAATGCGATACCTGCGGCTCCACCAGCGGCTGCAGCTGAGACAACGAGGGCGGGGCCGCAAGGTCCCGCCCTCTTCCGTTTAAGAGCGACGAAATGTGCTCCTGCGTATGCGCCTGCTTTTGGCGACCATGACATCACGCTGACCATGAGACCGGAGCCCGCGATGCCGCCTCACTTCTCGACAGCCGCATCTCTCTTCGAACTGCTCGATCTGCCGGATGGACGTTGTTACGTCGCGCGGCCCGCAGCAGCAGCCGCGAGATTGATCGCTGGCTCCTTCGCACCGCTTGAAGCGGTAGCGGACAATGACGGTGAGGCAGCCGACCCCGTCGGCATCTACGCCTCCCGCAATGAAGCGGAACTTGCGGTTCAGCGCGCAGCCCCCAGACATCCTGCGCCGCTTGCGCCGTTCGCGGCCTGGCTCAGCAAATAAGCGGTCCCGACGCTCTTCATCCGCCCGCGCACCACTTCGCGCAACACCTCGCCAAGATATGCGAAAGCTGACGACATTGCTGTCGATGCCGTGGCGCTGGCCCCTTCGAGGCTCCCCGAATCGGTCCACTATTGCGTCGAACGAATGTCAAACAGTCGACCGGACGAGCCGAAGCATCCCGAACGCACGAGAGGGACCGGCGCGCCGGAAGCAGTTGGGAGCCATCCATGTCGTCCGCCGATCACGCGGCCCCCGCCATCGTCTACCTTCTGGCCGACCATCTCGATTCTGCGCTCGCCGCGGGCGAAGATCTCCTGAAGTCCACGCTGCGCTGGAACGCCGGCGACGCGAGGGCCTCCGACGGCCTGACCGAGCAGCGTCACGAGGAGCGCGCCGCCATCGAGGCCGCGCGCACGCTCGAGATGCTGTTGCTCGCCCGCGTTCTGAAGTCGCGCAAGAGCGCCCAGCAGCTCGCGAAGGTGGACAGCCAGTTCAAACTGATCACGCGGCTCTACACGAGCAGCACCGAGATCGTCGCGGACGCAGCCAAGAGCCTCACCGACGAGACGTCCTACGCGTTCGACGCCGGCGACGGCGTTACGACCTACCTGCGCTCGCGCGGCCTCATCGCCGAGGACGACCCCGCGCCGCTCGAAGCCGCAAGCCTGACCGTCACCGAGCAGTATCTGGTCGCTGGCAAGATGGAGCTCGGCGCGCTACTCGACCTGGTCGCCATGTTCCTCGACATGCTTGAGACGCACTACGAGCTTTACGATCAACCTCGGCGCGACGCCGCCGGAGAGGCTGTGCGCTCGCCGACGAACGGCGTGACCGTCTAAAAAAGAAAGCGCCCGCATCTCCTCCCGGAGACACGGACGCATCGTCGTAGTCGCGCGCCGCGGACGGGGACGACCCCCCTGCAGCTACGTCATGCTTCGAGCCGCGAACGCGGATCAGCCTTCGTGACCATCACGCGAGTGCGCCAAGCTGGTGTAGGCCGGACGACGGCGCTTGGGCTCCTGCGATGCCAACCGCTCCTGGCCGGCATGCACATGCCGCGAGAACATCGACATATCGTTGGTGCCGTCCTGCGTAACCGGCTTGCGGCCCGGCGTCTGTTTGCGGGCCGGCGGCTCGCGTAGCTCCGCCGTCGCGACCGCACGCTTCTGGACGACCGTACGCTCGCGCTTCGCGACGACCACCTGGCGCTGCTTGGCAACGACCTGACGCTTCTTCTGCCGCGCGGCGACCCGGTGAGAGCGCGAGTTGCGCTTGGCCGTGCGCTCGGCATGGCTGCGCTGGCGCACGATGGGAGCCTCAGCAGCGTCGGCCTCGGCAGCCTGTGCCACCACGACCACCGGCTTGGCTTCCTTGACGGCAATTTCTTCGACCTCGGCCACGGCGACGAAGCCGGCCACCTTGGCCGTCGGGATGACAGCCTGCGTCGCCGCCAGCTGGATGGCCACGGGCTGGGCGGCCTCAGCCGGCACGGCGGCTGCGGCTGCGAGTACCGTCGGCGTCTCGAGCGTCGCGCCGCTCTGCGTACCGGCAGAGCCTGCCACCTGCGCGGGATTAACCGCGGCGACGACCGTCGGCGCGCTTGTCTGCGGGAACGGCGACGGCAGCCCGGCCACCATGTAGGCGGTCGCAGCCCCGGCCTGAGCCTCGTCGAGGCTCGCGAACTCACCGATGTAGCCCGGAACCGGATCGTACTTGCGGTTACGCTTGTAACGGGCCTCCGCCGCCGTCGGCGCGGAGATCACGCGGACCTGGAGCTTGGCGACGCCGCGCTTGGCAAAGCCGAGCTTCTCGGCAGCCCGGCGCGAGACGTCGAGCCGACGATTGCCCCAGTAGGGGCCGGCGTTGTTGACGCGCAGCACGATTGAAACCTTGGTGTCCGGCGACCAGACGAGCAGCGTCGTGCCGTCCGGGTAGATCGGGCTCGCCGCGTTGTCGGCCGCCTCGGAGTTGAACCTTTCGCCTGACGAGGTCAGGCCACACGGGTTGTAACGGTCACGCTTACAGGAATCGTAATGGGAGGCCATCAGAACCTCCTCCTTGCCGATCAGCGCCTGCGTCTCGGCGACCGTCTTCACGCGGTGGCACTTGCCATAAAAGCAGTAGGTCTTACCCGGCGTCTTGGCCTGGGCATCACCCATGCCGGAGGCCAGCAGCAAAGCTCCAACGGCCGGCGCGAGAGAAGCAAGTCCCACCCGTCCGATCTTATGAACGCCCAAGGCCGCGCGCCTGGTCGAAGGGGTTCTCATCGATCAGCTCCATCGTTGTTTTCGGGAAAGACGGCCGCTTGTGTCCCTCGGCCGCCCGTGTAAGCGGGCGGAAGGAAGCAGCTGCAACGATGGCAAGGGAGCGGCGATGTTGCCGCATGGTTAAAAGTTAACGCCGTTCGCCGGCGCCCCGTTTCAGAGCAATTCTCGCTCCGCGAGCAGATGCGCGAGGCCTGCACGCGCCTCCTCGAGGCGACCCGGATCGGCGCAGCGCAAGACCAGCTCGGTCCTATAACGCCCTTCCGCAAAAGAAGGATAGCTGCCCATGGCGACGTCGGGGTAGGCCGCCTGATGCGCCGAGAAAAGATCCGCGATCTCACCCTCGGCCTGCGCCACGACGATCGAAACAGCGTTAAGTTTTGGCCCGGTCCTGAGGTGGTTTGTCACAGCAACCAACATAGAACGCATGATGTCCGGCACGCCGGCCATGACGATGACGTTGCCTTTTTGGAAGCCCGGGGCCGGCGAGATGTCGCTTTCTACGAGTTCGGCGCCGGCCGGAATCCGCGCCATGCGCAACCGCGCAGCCGTGAGCTCGATGCCGCGCGCCGCATACGCCGGCGCCATCAGCGCCACCGCCCTCGGATCGA from Hyphomicrobium sp. CS1GBMeth3 includes:
- a CDS encoding RlpA-like double-psi beta-barrel domain-containing protein, producing MRTPSTRRAALGVHKIGRVGLASLAPAVGALLLASGMGDAQAKTPGKTYCFYGKCHRVKTVAETQALIGKEEVLMASHYDSCKRDRYNPCGLTSSGERFNSEAADNAASPIYPDGTTLLVWSPDTKVSIVLRVNNAGPYWGNRRLDVSRRAAEKLGFAKRGVAKLQVRVISAPTAAEARYKRNRKYDPVPGYIGEFASLDEAQAGAATAYMVAGLPSPFPQTSAPTVVAAVNPAQVAGSAGTQSGATLETPTVLAAAAAVPAEAAQPVAIQLAATQAVIPTAKVAGFVAVAEVEEIAVKEAKPVVVVAQAAEADAAEAPIVRQRSHAERTAKRNSRSHRVAARQKKRQVVAKQRQVVVAKRERTVVQKRAVATAELREPPARKQTPGRKPVTQDGTNDMSMFSRHVHAGQERLASQEPKRRRPAYTSLAHSRDGHEG
- a CDS encoding molybdopterin-binding protein; amino-acid sequence: MSEPVTAAVLIIGDEILSGRTRDCNSSAIAAHLTGIGIALREIRVVGDVAEDIISAVNALRARYTYVFTTGGIGPTHDDITADAIGAAFGVAVDIDPRAVALMAPAYAARGIELTAARLRMARIPAGAELVESDISPAPGFQKGNVIVMAGVPDIMRSMLVAVTNHLRTGPKLNAVSIVVAQAEGEIADLFSAHQAAYPDVAMGSYPSFAEGRYRTELVLRCADPGRLEEARAGLAHLLAERELL